One Saccharomycodes ludwigii strain NBRC 1722 chromosome VI, whole genome shotgun sequence DNA segment encodes these proteins:
- the RPC17 gene encoding DNA-directed RNA polymerase III subunit RPC17 (similar to Saccharomyces cerevisiae YJL011C | RPC17 | RNA Polymerase C) has translation MKIESVRESFLSDYEVYTFLKDLQRKNGWLYVENKKNHNNRNKYSYNNPELESITKNVVDYLATPKSMNPDEEDQSNSGSTSGTDNLLKFTNDKFIKLLQKLNCYKLYKIEKLQLVNQLPTNFVHLYSIIEECDSRFSEQEIEQILTDIKEVIST, from the coding sequence atgaaaatagaGTCTGTTAGAGAATCCTTTTTATCGGATTATGAagtatatacatttttaaaagatttacaACGAAAAAATGGATGGTTGTatgttgaaaataaaaaaaaccataaTAATCGAAACAAATATTCTTATAACAACCCTGAATTAGAAAGTATTACCAAGAATGTTGTGGATTATTTAGCCACACCTAAGTCAATGAACCCGGACGAAGAAGACCAATCTAATAGCGGATCTACCAGTGGCACGGACAATTTGCTTAAGTTTACCaatgataaatttataaaattattgcaAAAGTTGAACTGTTATAAATTGTATAAAATTGAGAAATTGCAATTAGTTAATCAATTACCTACAAATTTTGTTCATTTGTATAGTATTATAGAGGAATGTGATAGTAGATTTAGTGAACAAGAGATTGAGCAGATATTGACAGATATTAAAGAAGTGATTAGTACGTAA
- the TPH3 gene encoding Tph3p (similar to Saccharomyces cerevisiae YJL016W | Twin PH domain protein number 3), with amino-acid sequence MGFFTKLRNKFRSNNSSKNGSSTNNLAQKPTFSTETAVSNENQKRQKKKEKHSKPIKTNPNTLLKNNNLSDNAISAPPSSSPSPIMLSNEMDHERTDCSTSVTPPLKTASQKPQTYPKLTINTSPTIENHADTSSPFKAHSKRLSMSSFRSFSSPLKHPNNNNRNLINNSGNTSPITNLTRPSSPSSTLKKYKPNLILNNDLNLNDLNNFKPLFFIGDSLNQKDYLDLVIKSYLCSESVPPNFFSDLAQYGIAFSNDNGEMITYPISKIAFINGTFSIFYYEVGGNDGMLSCNINSNDDKGYSFECENDKCIIVSNDRSLTVTLISNNKNFTNLLKLAVELYYFEYVSLSKSITAQLISSVGLKIPGIQMIFQSHFNFKDWCYVNINNNNKWLKLWMHVDVDSKKKNTSIKFFKDDKSSSSKNVVFCIPRIEDAGNHRELFIARFNKSTGSVFGSLPNSFDSMEELEYLNGVDCLAYLGNIHKLDDNLVNNLPGLSVEEIETMTNENNRISSEPLIGGYRRSMSYNNLKKKNSSSSLRMLKKKPSSASISTNMSNYTFANNNNNTTNILIKPLPHNGVSVTETLIRFILPMFNCLKLYGRPTQFKKSRVDVDSLNFGLPKLPIVDYFSLEELNILASNCVNNENNDSNIILSDSMGHYINFLSAEMSKRGANNRYSTIGDILELPPSILGSGTPRMHSDTNSNSNSLSSSGNNNHISMIAEEEGIQPPNPYAVSDNKNGNNFNFSGNRNSNSSSVYYNDSINGGGGNYNNNNDNTINNNNNTNYEYSVSGHDNRVF; translated from the coding sequence ATGGGGTTCTTTACCAAGCTGAGGAACAAATTTAGGAGcaataatagtagcaaGAACGGTAGTTCTACCAATAATCTTGCACAAAAGCCTACTTTCTCCACAGAGACCGCAGTTAGTAatgaaaatcaaaaaagacagaaaaaaaaagaaaaacattCTAAACCTATAAAGACCAATCCAAATACgctattaaaaaacaacaatttatCAGATAATGCCATCTCAGCTCCTCCTTCCTCTTCACCTTCCCCAATTATGTTGTCAAATGAAATGGATCATGAAAGAACTGATTGTTCCACTAGTGTAACACCTCCTTTGAAAACAGCCTCTCAAAAACCACAAACATATCCCAAATTAACTATCAATACATCACCAACAATAGAAAACCATGCTGATACATCATCCCCGTTCAAAGCTCACAGTAAAAGATTATCCATGTCCAGTTTCAGATCATTTTCATCGCCACTAAAACAcccaaataacaataatcgTAATCTCATTAACAACAGCGGCAATACTAGTCCTATTACAAACTTGACACGTCCTTCCTCTCCGTCAAgtactttaaaaaaatataagcCAAATTTGATCCTAAACAATGATCTGAATTTGaatgatttaaataatttcaaacCCTTGTTTTTCATTGGTGACAgtttaaatcaaaaagatTACTTAGATCTCGTTATTAAAAGTTATTTGTGTTCAGAGTCTGTACCtcctaattttttttcagattTAGCACAGTATGGTATTGCATTCAGTAACGATAACGGTGAAATGATAACGTACCCTATTAGTAAAATTGCTTTTATTAATGGAACTTTCtctatattttattatgaaGTGGGCGGAAATGACGGTATGCTGTCGTGTAATATAAACTCCAATGATGACAAAGGCTATTCTTTTGAATGTGAAAATGATAAGTGTATCATTGTTTCAAATGATCGCAGTTTGACGGTTACTCTaatttccaataataaaaattttaccaACCTTTTAAAATTGGCTGTTGAGTTGTACTATTTTGAATATGTTTCTTTGAGTAAAAGTATCACAGCACAATTGATATCCAGCGTAGGCTTGAAAATACCGGGCATTCAAATGATATTTCAATCCCATTTCAACTTTAAAGATTGGTGTTATGtaaacattaataataataataagtgGCTGAAGCTATGGATGCATGTCGATGTTgattcaaaaaagaaaaatactagtatcaaattttttaaagatgaTAAATCCTCTAGCTCCAAGAATGTCGTTTTTTGTATTCCACGCATTGAAGATGCTGGTAACCATCGGGAGTTGTTCATCGCTAggtttaataaaagtacCGGAAGCGTCTTTGGCAGCCTCCCAAATAGTTTTGATTCTATGGAAGAAttagaatatttaaatggTGTGGACTGTTTGGCATATTTAGGTAATATTCACAAACTGGACGACAACCttgtaaataatttacCAGGGTTAAGTGTCGAAGAAATCGAAACAATGactaatgaaaataacCGTATTTCTTCTGAACCATTAATTGGCGGATACAGAAGAAGTATGagttataataatttgaaaaagaaaaactctAGTTCGTCTTTGAGAatgttaaagaaaaagccGTCAAGCGCATCCATATCAACAAACATGTCAAATTATACTtttgctaataataataacaatactacAAACATATTGATCAAGCCCCTTCCGCATAACGGTGTTTCTGTGACAGAAACCTTAATTAGGTTCATATTACCTATGtttaattgtttaaaattatacGGCAGACCAACAcagtttaaaaaatctaGAGTTGATGTAGATTCATTAAATTTTGGGTTACCCAAATTACCCATTGtagattatttttcattggaAGAACTTAATATTCTAGCATCTAATTGTGTAAACAACGAAAATAATGattctaatattattttatctgATTCAATGGGACATTACATTAACTTTTTATCGGCAGAAATGAGTAAGCGTGGTGCCAATAACAGATATTCTACAATTGGTGATATATTGGAATTACCACCATCAATATTGGGGAGTGGAACACCGAGAATGCACAGCGAtactaatagtaatagtaatagtttAAGTAGTAGTGGGAATAATAATCACATTTCAATGATAGCGGAAGAAGAAGGTATACAACCCCCAAATCCGTATGCTGTcagtgataataaaaatggcaataattttaattttagtgGTAATAGAAATAGTAATAGCTCTAGTgtatattataatgataGCATTAACGGCGGTGGTGGCAActacaacaataataatgataatactattaacaataataacaacactaATTATGAATATAGTGTTTCAGGTCATGATAATAGGGTATTCTGA
- the MAD3 gene encoding Mad3p (similar to Saccharomyces cerevisiae YGR188C | BUB1 | Budding Uninhibited by Benzimidazole (paralog of YJL013C | MAD3)) yields the protein MSHEDHFINLKKKNDIYTEVDNENNTDNNHYENNDNVHNNTKITTTNFDILETHKENIIPLRQGRSASQLAATFNYENNENANNNKEIILQKIRSDFELRIHRDLESMDDPLQLYLDYINWINESYPEGVKSKNSGMLDVLEQCLSFFQDWEIYSNDPRFIKLWIWYIEIFYCIRKNSYDLEGKLNTFMFMKRHSLGTKLAFFYENYATVLWDIGNFKEALDILQQGIDLKAIPISRLKKNYQAFSENFQKILDRPSTANSRNNGLHILGQDRENVIKRREAPVTSITNNQEISNKTSSIYRDDGTNNFTTNTPLKNWNVFEKRENQNKENQLKKESLVHGKKIEPLQQVALSDNCDIPTVSTSNVLNRLEGKIPIFDDKLNSYQPVYKILDVPGKKMERIDCNYNLLYSNASGNKEEFCLEEILAISRNCYTKNSDEEKEETLLLISSSLDSNTKINDENMSQRDDKKRMHDSELKIENNSFLITNKKKKKGNNALKEKKIPLTEYKQITHTSTLPLKGSSGSNNNNNNNNNNIQFTQEDPTFHMNLKPSTPPETHNAKNNYIQKSPTITMFSKNAMNEVYSMFNQSVGGNQKEQLLYPGYDTSVSTNMNGIEDNNTERRFEMYENFTQDLTRKTMDDLTEVKVIDPIIKKTTGSQDASKSLKQISKGSKLKTFMTPIDNKNILENFKGINDIENRKTPTAAAASSYATNIIEDPLNESFRKHLLNEAKLKNLPNFYQYEQDLKMSQVLKRIHSKSKKLANKNPIVNFQKTNELYCIRSELGKGGYAVVYLAESSNGSLKALKVQKPASEWEFYILKQIENRLSAKDFILNSIIYVDSLHCFRDESYLVLNYISQGTLLDLINIHKTERGESCLNELLCMFFTIELLKVLESLHDVGIIHGDLKPDNCMVRFIKVAGDILGDYNSNNQNGWQNKGIYLIDFGRSFDLSLFPMGTKFKANWKCDQQDCIEMRTGTPWSYEADYYGLAGIIHSMLFGEFIETIEIAGSQNNNTGFYKLKNGFKRYWQKQLWEPLFDLLLNSGKKELPRTSELMQCRQNMENFLTDKENGNKLKSIILGLEPDLVYKLKSD from the coding sequence ATGTCTCATGAAGATCATTTTAtaaacttgaaaaaaaaaaatgatatatatacgGAAGTAgataatgaaaacaataCTGATAATAATCACTATGAAAACAATGATAATGTGCACAacaatacaaaaattacTACCACaaattttgatattttggaAACGCATAAGGAGAATATAATACCTCTTAGACAAGGTAGATCAGCATCTCAATTAGCAGCGACCTTCAACTATGAAAACAATGAAAAcgctaacaataataaagaaattattttacaaaaaattagatcTGATTTTGAACTTAGAATACATCGCGACCTAGAATCAATGGATGATCCATTGCAACTATATTTAGATTACATAAATTGGATTAATGAAAGCTATCCAGAAGGCgttaaatcaaaaaacaGTGGAATGTTGGATGTTTTAGAACAATGTTTAAGTTTTTTCCAAGATTGGGAGATTTATTCAAATGATCCCAGATTTATTAAGTTATGGATATGGtatattgaaatattttactGCATCAGAAAAAATAGTTATGATTTAGAAGGAAAGTTAAATACGTTTATGTTTATGAAAAGACATTCATTAGGTACAAAATTAGCCTTTTTTTATGAGAATTATGCTACAGTATTATGGGATATTGGCAATTTTAAAGAAGCATTAGATATTTTACAACAAGGTATAGACTTAAAAGCGATACCTATTTCAAGATTAAAGAAGAATTACCAGGCTTTTTCagaaaattttcaaaaaatcttAGATAGACCCTCTACTGCCAATAGCAGAAATAATGGTTTGCATATTTTAGGTCAAGATAGGGAGAATGTTATAAAGAGAAGAGAGGCACCAGTTACCAGCATAACGAATAATCAAGaaattagtaataaaaCATCTTCTATATATAGAGATGATGGAACCAATAATTTTACAACCAATACTCCACTTAAGAATTGGAAcgtttttgaaaaaagagaaaatcaaaataaagaaaatcaattaaaaaaagagtcATTGGTGCAtggaaagaaaatagaGCCATTACAACAAGTGGCTTTGTCTGATAATTGTGATATACCTACCGTCTCAACTTCTAATGTTCTTAATAGGTTAGAGGGTAAAATTCCTATTTTCGATGATAAACTCAATTCTTATCAACCTGTTTACAAAATACTAGATGTTCCTGGCAAGAAAATGGAGAGGATTGATtgtaattataatttactTTATTCCAATGCTAGTGGTAATAAAGAAGAGTTTTGTTTAGAAGAAATATTGGCAATTAGTAGAAATTGTTATACGAAGAACTCTGAtgaagaaaaggaagaaacGTTATTACTGATATCGTCGTCTTTAGATTCAAATACTAAGAttaatgatgaaaatatGTCTCAAAGGGacgacaaaaaaagaatgcaCGATTCAGagttaaaaattgaaaataatagttttttaataaccaataagaaaaagaagaaaggtAATAATGcattaaaagagaaaaaaatacctTTAACagaatataaacaaatcaCACATACTTCAACTTTACCATTAAAGGGCAGTAGTggcagtaataataataataataataataataataatattcaatttACTCAAGAAGATCCCACTTTCCATATGAATCTTAAGCCATCAACACCACCAGAGACTCATAATGCCAAgaataattatatacaaaaatCCCCCACCATCACTATGTTTTCCAAAAACGCTATGAATGAAGTTTATTCAATGTTTAATCAATCTGTTGGTGGAAATCAAAAAGAACAACTGTTATACCCTGGTTATGATACTAGTGTTAGCACCAACATGAATGGAAttgaagataataatacagaAAGAAGATTTGAAATGTATGAAAATTTCACGCAAGATTTAACAAGGAAAACAATGGATGATTTGACCGAAGTAAAAGTTATCGatccaataataaaaaagacgACTGGTTCTCAAGATGCTTCTAAATCACTAAAGCAAATAAGCAAAGGCAGTAAATTGAAAACCTTTATGACTCCAATTGATAATAAGAATATTTTAGAGAATTTCAAAGGCATAAATGATATCGAGAACAGAAAGACGccaacagcagcagcagcatcTTCTTATGCGACAAATATAATTGAGGATCCGTTGAACGAATCTTTCCGTAAGCATTTATTAAACGAAgcaaaattgaaaaatttaccTAACTTTTACCAGTATGAGcaagatttaaaaatgagtcaagttttgaaaagaaTTCACAgtaaatccaaaaaattagCCAATAAAAATCCCATAGTGAATTTCCAGAAGACTAACGAGCTATATTGTATCAGAAGTGAGCTAGGTAAAGGTGGTTATGCAGTGGTATACTTGGCTGAAAGTAGTAATGGCTCGTTAAAGGCTTTAAAAGTGCAAAAGCCGGCCAGTGAATGGGAATTTTACATATTAAAGCAGATTGAAAATAGGTTAAGCGCCAAAGATTTTATCTTGAATAGTATTATCTATGTTGATTCGTTACACTGTTTTAGAGACGAAAGCTATTTGgtattaaattatatcaGCCAAGGTACCTTGTTAGATTTAATTAACATTCATAAAACTGAGAGGGGTGAAAGTTGTCTCAATGAACTGCTTTGCATGTTTTTCACTATTGAACTTTTAAAGGTATTGGAATCTTTACATGATGTTGGTATCATCCATGGTGATTTAAAACCTGATAATTGCATGGTCAGATTCATAAAAGTTGCAGGGGATATTTTGGGTGATTACAATTCAAACAACCAAAACGGTTGGCAAAATAAaggtatttatttaattgatttCGGAAGATCTTTTGACTTGTCACTTTTCCCAATGGGCACCAAATTTAAAGCTAATTGGAAATGTGACCAACAGGATTGCATAGAAATGAGAACTGGAACACCTTGGAGTTATGAAGCTGATTATTACGGCCTGGCAGGTATTATACATTCGATGTTATTTGGTGAATTTATTGAAACTATTGAAATAGCTGGGtctcaaaataataacactgGATTTTAtaagttaaaaaatggGTTTAAAAGGTATTGGCAAAAGCAACTATGGGAGCCATTGTTTGATCTGTTACTAAACAGTGGCAAGAAGGAATTACCAAGAACATCCGAATTAATGCAATGCAGACAGAATatggaaaattttttaactgaCAAGGaaaatggtaataaatTGAAGAGTATTATATTAGGACTAGAACCTGATTTAGTTTATAAATTGAAATCAGATTAA
- the VTC4 gene encoding Vtc4p (similar to Saccharomyces cerevisiae YJL012C | VTC4 | Vacuolar Transporter Chaperone): MVQFGEHLKRSLIREYSYYYISYDDLKNELEECLNSNHGEWSQSLETSFLEDLEVELDKVWMFSEVKKQEVKRRIKQANQDVNLAVESLDSNTPCSELDFEILEQELSSIIADVHDLAKFTRLNYIGFQKIIKKHDKKTKFVLKPVFQVRLDSKPFFKENYDPLVVQISQLYDLVRTRGNPVLGDSSAGGKQQNFVRQTTKYWIHPDNITELKLIVLKHLPVLVFNTNKEFEVQDSAITSIYYDNEDMDLYYGRLRKDEGAEAHRLRWYGGMGSDTIFVERKTHREDWTGEKSVKARFALKEKYINDFMKGNYTVEQAFVKMRKEGKKSPQEIESLEALATEIQYTVLKKKLRPVMRSFYNRTAFQLPGDARVRISLDTELTMVREDNFDGFDRTKGNWRRMDIGIDWPFKQLDDKDVERFPYAVLEVKLQTQMGQEPPEWVRDLVRSHLVEPVPKFSKFLHGCASLLGDKVDSIPYWLPQMGVDIKKPPINSSINIKRPGGTNRGDDDDDDDDYDGDYAYDYSPDDYDAYYGPSATGPDGLPTSNVQDIEERGTYGAIANHTPPSATGVSVVQGESPNSSYIKQKIRQASNPVSRLFYIIYKNFDHYLNGDQISKVPVGTVFDTQVQAPPGKTICVPVRVEPKVYFATERTFLSWLSIALIIGAISTTMLTYGTETTMVASIGFFFTALAVILYSAFVYCTRVVNIRLKRAVDYEDKFGPRLVCGCLVISILFSYFCNLV, from the coding sequence ATGGTCCAGTTTGGTGAACATTTGAAGAGGTCCTTAATTAGGGAATactcttattattatatatcatacgatgatttgaaaaatgaattgGAAGAATGTTTAAACAGTAACCATGGAGAATGGAGTCAATCCTTAGAAACCTCTTTTCTAGAAGACTTAGAAGTCGAATTAGATAAAGTTTGGATGTTCAGTGAAgttaaaaaacaagaagTCAAGAGAAGAATTAAACAAGCTAATCAAGATGTTAATCTAGCTGTTGAATCTTTGGATTCCAACACACCTTGTAGTGAATTAGATTTTGAGATTTTAGAACAAGAATTAAGTTCCATTATTGCAGATGTTCATGATTTGGCCAAGTTTACCAGATTAAATTACATCGgtttccaaaaaattatcaaaaaacatGACAAGAAAActaaatttgttttaaaaccCGTCTTTCAAGTTAGATTAGATTCCaaaccattttttaaagaaaactaTGATCCTTTGGTTGTTCAAATTTCTCAGTTATATGATCTGGTCAGAACTAGAGGTAATCCAGTACTTGGTGATTCTTCTGCTGGTGgtaaacaacaaaattttgttaGACAAACCACAAAATACTGGATCCATCCAGATAACATTACGgaattaaaattgattGTCCTAAAGCATTTGCCTGTTTTGGTTTTCAATACCAATAAAGAATTTGAGGTCCAGGATAGTGCCATCACTTCCATCTATTACGATAACGAAGATATGGATCTATACTATGGTCGTTTAAGAAAAGACGAAGGTGCTGAAGCTCATAGATTAAGATGGTATGGTGGTATGGGTAGCGATACGATTTTTGTGGAAAGAAAGACACATCGTGAAGATTGGACTGGTGAGAAGTCTGTCAAGGCAAGATTCGCACTAAAGGAAAAGTATATCAATGATTTTATGAAGGGTAACTACACTGTCGAACAGGCATTTGTCAAGATGCGCAAAGAAGGTAAGAAATCCCCTCAAGAAATTGAAAGTTTAGAAGCTTTGGCTACTGAAATCCAATATactgttttaaaaaaaaaactaagaCCTGTTATGAGAAGTTTTTACAACAGAACTGCTTTCCAATTGCCAGGGGATGCTAGAGTTCGTATATCTTTAGATACAGAATTAACTATGGTCAGAGAAGATAATTTCGATGGCTTTGATAGAACTAAGGGTAATTGGAGAAGAATGGATATTGGTATTGATTGGCCATTTAAACAATTGGATGACAAGGATGTGGAAAGATTCCCTTATGCTGTCTTGGAAGTTAAGTTACAAACACAGATGGGCCAAGAACCCCCAGAATGGGTCCGTGATTTAGTCAGAAGTCATTTGGTTGAACCAGTTCCTAAATTTTCCAAGTTTTTACACGGTTGTGCTAGTTTGTTGGGCGATAAAGTGGATAGTATCCCATATTGGTTACCACAAATGGGtgttgatattaaaaaaccACCCATCAATTCGTCTATCAACATCAAAAGACCAGGTGGCACTAATCGTGGagatgatgacgatgatgatgatgattatgatgGTGATTATGCGTACGATTATAGTCCAGATGATTATGATGCATACTACGGCCCAAGTGCTACTGGTCCAGATGGTTTACCAACGAGTAACGTTCAGGATATAGAAGAGCGTGGCACGTACGGTGCTATTGCTAATCACACTCCTCCATCAGCTACCGGAGTTTCCGTGGTGCAAGGAGAGTCGCCAAATTCCTCgtatattaaacaaaaaatcaGACAGGCTTCCAACCCAGTTTCCAGATTGTTTTAcataatatacaaaaattttgatCATTATCTTAACGGTGATCAAATCAGTAAAGTTCCTGTAGGAACTGTTTTTGACACTCAAGTTCAGGCACCACCAGGTAAGACCATTTGCGTCCCAGTTCGTGTTGAACCAAAGGTGTATTTTGCTACTGAAAGAACATTTTTATCCTGGTTAAGTATTGCTTTAATTATTGGTGCTATTTCCACCACTATGTTAACTTATGGTACTGAAACTACAATGGTTGCTTCTATCGGGTTCTTTTTTACTGCATTGGCTGTTATTTTGTACTCCGCTTTTGTTTATTGTACAAGAGTGGTTAACATCAGATTAAAGAGAGCTGTTGATTATGAAGATAAGTTTGGACCTCGTTTAGTTTGTGGTTGTTTGGTTATTagtatattattttcatacTTCTGTAACTTGGTTTAA
- the CCT3 gene encoding chaperonin-containing T-complex subunit CCT3 (similar to Saccharomyces cerevisiae YJL014W | CCT3 | Chaperonin Containing TCP-1), producing MQAPVVFLNTSQERTVGHQAQISNITAAKAVADIIRTCLGPKAMLKMLLDPMGGLVLTNDGHAILREIDVAHPAAKSMLELSRTQDEEVGDGTTTVIILAGEILAQCAPYLIEKNIHPVIIIQALKKALTDALEVIHEVSKPVDVENEEAMKKLIKASIGTKYVNHWSEKMCKLALKAVKSVKIDLRGTDTSIDADLADQSSRYEIDIKRYVRVEKIPGGDVLDSRILNGCVLNKDVVHPKMARFLESPRVILLDCPLEYKKGESQTNIEITRESDWNRLLQIEEEQVKIMCDQILKLHPTLVITEKGVSDLAQHYLLKGGCSVLRRVKKSDNNRLARVTGATIVNRVEDLKESDVGTNCTTFKVDLIGDEYYTFIEGNGDAKACTILLRGASKDILNEIERNLQDAMSVARNVMLSPSLSPGGGATEMAVSVKLAERAKQLEGIQQWPYQAVADAMECIPRTLIQNAGENPIRILSQLRAKQAQGLNTAGIDGENGKVVDMVEYGIWEPEVIKQQSIKTAIESACLLLRVDDIVSGIRRPEQ from the coding sequence ATGCAAGCTCCAGTTGTGTTTTTAAACACGTCCCAGGAAAGAACTGTTGGCCATCAGGCTCAAATATCAAACATCACAGCTGCCAAAGCCGTTGCTGATATTATTCGTACATGTTTGGGCCCAAAAGCAATgctaaaaatgttattagATCCTATGGGTGGACTAGTTTTAACAAATGATGGTCATGCCATCTTAAGAGAAATTGATGTTGCTCATCCAGCAGCCAAATCCATGTTGGAATTATCCAGAACCCAAGACGAGGAAGTTGGTGATGGAACAACCACTGTCATAATATTAGCTGGGGAAATCTTAGCTCAGTGTGCTCCATATTTGATTGAAAAGAATATACATCCTGTTATTATCATACAAGCTTTGAAAAAAGCTTTGACCGATGCTTTAGAAGTTATTCACGAAGTTAGCAAACCTGTCGACgtagaaaatgaagaagccatgaaaaaattaatcaaaGCTTCCATTGGTACTAAATACGTTAACCATTGGAGTGAAAAAATGTGCAAATTGGCTTTAAAAGCTGTCAAATCCGTTAAAATAGATCTAAGGGGTACCGACACCAGTATAGACGCAGACCTTGCCGATCAATCATCCAGATACGAAATTGATATCAAAAGATATGTTCGTGTTGAAAAAATACCTGGCGGTGATGTTCTAGACAGTCGTATTTTAAATGGCTGTGTTTTAAATAAGGATGTTGTTCATCCAAAAATGGCTAGATTTTTAGAATCTCCAAGAGTTATTTTGTTGGACTGTCCCTtagaatataaaaaggGGGAGTCCCAAACTAATATCGAAATTACTCGCGAAAGTGATTGGAACAGGTTGTTGCAAATTGAGGAAGAGCAAGTCAAAATTATGTGTGACCAAATCTTAAAATTGCATCCCACTTTAGTCATTACCGAGAAAGGTGTTTCGGATTTGGCACAACATTACTTATTAAAAGGTGGATGCAGTGTTTTGAGAAGAGTAAAAAAATCTGATAACAATAGATTAGCTCGTGTCACTGGTGCTACCATTGTTAATCGTGTCGAAGATTTGAAAGAGTCAGATGTTGGTACCAATTGCACAACATTCAAGGTGGACTTGATTGGGGATGAGTATTATACTTTTATCGAGGGTAACGGCGATGCTAAGGCCTGTACTATTTTGCTAAGAGGTGCTTCTAAAGATATATTAAACGAAATTGAACGTAATTTACAAGATGCAATGTCTGTTGCTCGTAATGTTATGTTATCACCTTCCTTGTCCCCTGGTGGAGGAGCTACTGAGATGGCTGTTTCTGTCAAGTTAGCAGAGAGAGCTAAACAATTGGAGGGCATTCAACAATGGCCATATCAAGCTGTTGCTGATGCTATGGAGTGTATTCCAAGAACTTTAATTCAGAACGCCGGTGAAAATCCAATCAGAATTTTATCTCAATTAAGAGCCAAGCAAGCTCAAGGATTGAATACCGCTGGTATTGATGGTGAAAATGGGAAAGTCGTCGATATGGTGGAATACGGTATTTGGGAACCAGAAGTCATTAAACAACAAAGTATCAAAACTGCTATTGAAAGTGCttgtttgttattaagAGTTGACGATATAGTTAGTGGTATTAGAAGACCAGAACAATAG